In Flavobacterium sp. CBA20B-1, one DNA window encodes the following:
- the lepA gene encoding translation elongation factor 4 — translation MKNIRNFCIIAHIDHGKSTLADRLLGATQTVTAREEKAQLLDNMDLERERGITIKSHAIQMEYKYKGEDYILNLIDTPGHVDFSYEVSRSIAACEGALLIVDAAQSIQAQTISNLYLALENDLEIIPVLNKVDLPSANPEEVSDDIIDLLGCKLEDIIHASGKTGFGVENILAAIIEKIPAPKGNPDEPLQALIFDSHYNPFRGIEVIFRVLNGEIKKNQKIKFMATGNEYYADEVGTLKLNQVPKQKISAGDVGYLISGIKEAKEVKVGDTITDAVNPTKNMITGFEDVKPMVFAGIYPVDTEDYEDLRASMEKLQLNDASLVFQAESSAALGFGFRCGFLGMLHMEIIQERLEREFNMTVITTVPNVSYFAYTKKEPDTPFVVNNPSDLPEPSKLDRVEEPFIKATIITKSDFVGQVMSLCIEKRGLITNQTYLTESRVELNFDMPLAEIVFDFYDRLKTVSKGYASFDYHPIGMRSSKLVRLDVLLNAQNVDALSALIHEDNAYHIGKKMCEKLRELIPRQQFDIPIQAAIGAKIIARETIKALRKDVTAKCYGGDISRKRKLLEKQKAGKKRMRQVGNVEIPQSAFMAVLKLND, via the coding sequence ATGAAAAATATTAGAAACTTTTGTATTATCGCCCATATTGACCACGGTAAAAGTACCTTGGCAGACCGCTTGTTAGGTGCCACTCAAACCGTGACGGCTCGTGAAGAAAAAGCGCAATTGCTTGATAATATGGACCTTGAAAGAGAACGTGGAATTACCATTAAAAGTCATGCCATTCAAATGGAATATAAATACAAAGGCGAGGATTATATCTTGAATTTGATTGATACTCCGGGACACGTAGATTTTTCATACGAGGTTTCTCGATCAATTGCTGCCTGCGAAGGTGCATTGTTGATTGTTGATGCAGCGCAAAGTATTCAGGCACAGACTATTTCAAATCTTTATTTGGCATTAGAGAACGATTTAGAGATTATTCCTGTGTTGAATAAAGTTGATTTACCATCTGCAAACCCTGAAGAAGTAAGTGATGATATTATTGATTTATTGGGTTGTAAATTAGAAGATATTATTCATGCATCGGGTAAAACTGGTTTTGGTGTCGAAAATATTTTGGCAGCTATTATCGAGAAAATTCCGGCGCCAAAAGGAAATCCAGATGAACCTTTACAAGCGTTGATTTTTGATTCACATTACAATCCGTTCCGTGGAATTGAAGTTATTTTCCGTGTTTTGAATGGAGAAATTAAAAAGAATCAAAAAATCAAATTCATGGCTACGGGCAATGAATATTATGCCGATGAAGTGGGTACGTTGAAATTAAACCAAGTGCCTAAACAAAAAATTTCTGCGGGCGATGTTGGTTATTTGATTTCGGGAATTAAAGAAGCAAAAGAAGTAAAAGTAGGAGACACCATTACTGATGCGGTAAATCCTACCAAAAATATGATTACTGGTTTTGAAGACGTGAAACCGATGGTTTTTGCTGGAATTTATCCTGTTGATACAGAAGATTACGAAGATTTGCGTGCTTCGATGGAAAAATTGCAATTAAATGATGCTTCGTTGGTTTTTCAGGCAGAAAGTTCGGCGGCTTTAGGTTTTGGGTTCCGTTGTGGATTCTTGGGAATGTTGCACATGGAAATTATCCAGGAACGTTTAGAACGTGAGTTCAACATGACGGTGATTACAACCGTTCCCAATGTTTCGTATTTTGCATACACCAAAAAAGAACCTGATACACCGTTTGTAGTAAATAACCCCTCTGATTTACCAGAACCATCGAAACTAGACCGAGTTGAAGAGCCTTTTATTAAAGCCACAATCATCACCAAATCTGATTTTGTGGGACAAGTAATGAGTTTGTGTATTGAAAAACGCGGATTAATAACCAACCAAACCTATTTAACTGAAAGTCGTGTTGAATTGAATTTTGATATGCCTTTGGCAGAAATTGTATTTGATTTTTACGATCGATTAAAAACGGTTTCAAAAGGATATGCTTCGTTTGATTACCATCCAATTGGTATGCGCTCTTCTAAATTAGTGCGTTTGGATGTATTGTTGAATGCACAAAATGTGGATGCGCTTTCAGCCTTAATTCACGAAGACAATGCGTATCATATCGGGAAAAAAATGTGCGAAAAGTTACGCGAATTAATCCCTCGTCAACAGTTCGACATTCCTATTCAGGCTGCAATCGGTGCAAAAATTATTGCACGTGAAACCATTAAAGCGTTGCGAAAAGACGTTACCGCAAAATGTTATGGTGGTGATATTTCTCGTAAGCGAAAATTGTTAGAAAAACAAAAAGCAGGTAAAAAACGTATGCGCCAAGTGGGTAACGTAGAAATACCGCAATCGGCATTTATGGCTGTTTTAAAATTGAATGATTAA
- a CDS encoding zinc-dependent metalloprotease, with protein sequence MKRLYFYRMKFYNKMICFVVLLCTANLFAQFNAFSNASERKFSEKEKFVRKHIPHTFEIYQVDVKNLLERVKDAPSLSNEPSPLVLAFPDGNGNFSNYWVYDNPAMESELASTVKNIRSLKAVDIKNPGNSISISISDIFGLHGMGMKTDGSVFYIDNYTNDLNNVIAYQRNNLELPKSNFSCLVTGDHFDDAITSLENPIQSFSLDNKRRTYRLALACTIEYAAFHINNAPSGTPNTTVDQKKNIVLAAMNVTLTRLNQIFERELNVHLNLIANNKDIIFITSDNFTNNDADFLIDESQTVIDNVIGSSNYDIGHTFSTGQGGLAALGSVCSSWSKASGITGSSAPVGDAYDVDYVAHEMGHQFGANHTFNNSCQFNRNNSTAVETGSGSTIMSYAGICPPDMQSNVDAYYHYVSIREMQTFLLSATCAQQITVANVAPVVTALTPKTIPYGTPFILSVTATDADGDALSYAFEQVNTQIASQPPVATTTTGPAFRSVAPTANNYRSFPNLETVLAGTTNSNGVVSNTWERLSMVARTYNFVATVRDNNANGARVVYTQPATITVANTGPFVITAPNNNPNTTEPVWFMGSTKTITWNVAGTTANNINTANVNILVSTDAGLTFTPIASNVPNNGSATVTIPTNLTSTYEARIKIEAVGNIFYTVSKKFTLWDPNLSTEELALNDLKIYPNPTTSVLNVGFSTKDTGTVTFNIFDLNGRFIKTVSHQNSSLIDQQINVADLTTGTYILVIKTDKHTTTHKFIKK encoded by the coding sequence TTGAAAAGATTATATTTCTACCGCATGAAATTTTACAACAAAATGATTTGTTTCGTGGTGCTTTTATGTACCGCAAACCTATTTGCCCAGTTTAATGCATTTTCGAATGCTTCAGAGCGCAAATTTTCGGAAAAAGAAAAATTTGTGAGAAAACACATTCCACATACTTTTGAAATTTATCAAGTGGATGTAAAAAATTTGTTGGAACGCGTGAAAGATGCGCCATCCTTGTCTAATGAACCTTCTCCTTTAGTATTGGCATTTCCCGACGGCAATGGGAATTTTTCTAATTATTGGGTTTACGACAATCCAGCAATGGAATCAGAATTGGCATCAACCGTGAAAAACATTCGAAGTTTAAAAGCAGTTGATATAAAAAACCCCGGAAATAGTATCAGTATTAGTATTTCGGACATATTTGGATTACATGGTATGGGAATGAAAACCGATGGATCTGTTTTTTATATTGATAATTATACCAACGATTTAAACAACGTTATTGCTTATCAAAGAAACAACTTAGAATTACCAAAAAGCAATTTTTCATGCTTGGTGACCGGAGATCATTTTGATGATGCCATTACTTCGTTAGAAAATCCTATTCAATCTTTCAGCTTAGATAACAAACGAAGAACCTACCGATTGGCTTTGGCATGCACGATAGAATATGCTGCTTTTCACATTAACAATGCTCCTTCTGGCACACCTAACACAACGGTAGATCAAAAGAAAAACATCGTGTTGGCAGCCATGAATGTTACATTAACCCGTTTAAATCAAATTTTTGAGAGAGAGCTTAACGTTCACCTAAATCTTATTGCTAACAATAAAGATATTATTTTTATCACATCTGATAATTTCACAAATAATGATGCCGATTTTTTAATTGATGAAAGCCAAACGGTTATAGATAATGTAATTGGTTCATCAAATTACGATATAGGACACACTTTTAGTACAGGTCAAGGTGGATTGGCAGCACTAGGTTCGGTTTGTAGTTCATGGAGCAAAGCATCCGGAATCACAGGATCTTCCGCACCAGTGGGCGATGCCTATGATGTAGATTATGTTGCCCATGAAATGGGACATCAATTTGGTGCAAACCATACCTTTAATAATTCTTGCCAATTTAACAGAAACAACTCTACAGCCGTAGAAACAGGGAGCGGAAGCACCATTATGTCGTATGCAGGTATTTGCCCACCCGACATGCAAAGCAACGTTGATGCTTATTATCATTATGTAAGTATTCGCGAAATGCAAACTTTTTTACTTTCTGCTACTTGTGCGCAACAAATCACTGTTGCAAATGTAGCGCCGGTTGTAACGGCATTAACCCCCAAAACCATTCCTTATGGAACACCTTTTATATTGAGTGTAACAGCTACCGATGCCGACGGCGATGCTTTAAGCTATGCGTTTGAACAAGTTAACACACAAATAGCTTCTCAACCACCTGTTGCAACCACTACCACCGGTCCCGCATTTAGGTCTGTAGCGCCTACTGCGAATAATTACCGTTCGTTTCCTAATTTAGAAACTGTTTTAGCTGGTACTACCAATTCAAACGGTGTGGTAAGCAATACATGGGAACGTTTATCAATGGTAGCAAGAACATACAATTTCGTGGCAACCGTTCGCGATAACAATGCAAACGGTGCACGAGTGGTTTACACCCAACCTGCAACAATCACGGTTGCCAATACCGGACCATTTGTAATAACAGCACCAAACAACAACCCAAACACTACCGAACCTGTATGGTTTATGGGTTCTACCAAAACAATTACTTGGAATGTGGCAGGTACCACTGCAAATAATATAAATACAGCTAATGTAAACATTTTAGTGTCAACAGATGCAGGATTAACGTTTACACCTATTGCTTCCAACGTACCAAATAACGGGTCTGCAACAGTTACGATACCAACCAATTTAACCAGCACGTATGAGGCGCGTATAAAAATTGAAGCAGTTGGAAACATTTTCTATACTGTTTCTAAAAAGTTCACTTTGTGGGATCCAAATTTAAGCACTGAAGAATTGGCTTTAAACGATTTAAAAATCTATCCTAATCCTACTACAAGTGTTTTAAATGTTGGCTTTTCTACGAAAGATACCGGAACCGTTACATTTAATATTTTTGATTTAAACGGAAGATTCATTAAAACGGTTTCTCACCAAAATTCTAGTCTAATTGACCAGCAGATAAATGTTGCTGATTTAACCACAGGCACATACATTTTGGTTATTAAAACGGATAAACACACTACTACACATAAATTCATTAAGAAGTAG
- a CDS encoding bifunctional riboflavin kinase/FAD synthetase: MYFINNFEEKFDKMNVFHSAQSFKSSQKTIVTLGTFDGMHIGHQAILNKLKLQKKANGYQTLVLTFFPHPRMVLKTDHQISLLNTIEERIKLIDHFGIDYLVVQEFTQDFANLSAEEFVKTILVDQFNIGKIIIGYDHRFGKNRSANIHDLIEFGKKYHFDVEQISAEELNDVSISSTKIRNALKVGDVALAKNYLGYPYMLSGKVVSGKQLGRTIGYPTANIHIAEDYKLIPAIGVYVVGVTVKGKEYYGMLSIGTNPTVGGTEKTVEVYIFDFNDMIYEEEITVRFLTKIREEIHFSSVDVLIEALKSDEIFSRNFLSTME; the protein is encoded by the coding sequence ATGTATTTTATTAATAACTTTGAAGAAAAATTCGATAAAATGAATGTTTTTCATTCGGCACAATCTTTTAAATCTTCCCAAAAAACCATTGTAACGCTTGGTACTTTTGATGGTATGCACATTGGGCATCAGGCTATTTTGAACAAATTAAAATTGCAAAAAAAAGCAAATGGTTACCAAACTTTGGTGCTTACATTTTTTCCACATCCGCGAATGGTTTTAAAAACAGATCATCAAATATCGTTGTTGAATACCATTGAGGAACGCATCAAACTGATTGATCATTTTGGAATTGATTATTTGGTGGTACAAGAATTTACCCAAGATTTTGCCAATTTATCTGCCGAAGAATTTGTAAAAACCATTTTGGTAGATCAGTTTAATATCGGGAAGATCATAATTGGATACGACCACCGTTTTGGAAAAAACCGTTCTGCCAATATTCACGATTTAATAGAATTTGGAAAAAAATACCATTTTGATGTGGAACAAATTTCTGCCGAAGAATTAAACGATGTTTCTATAAGTTCCACTAAAATTCGCAATGCACTAAAAGTGGGCGATGTTGCTTTGGCAAAAAACTATTTGGGCTATCCGTATATGCTTTCGGGCAAAGTGGTTTCGGGCAAACAGTTGGGAAGAACCATTGGATATCCCACCGCTAATATACACATTGCTGAAGATTACAAACTCATTCCTGCAATTGGCGTTTATGTGGTGGGCGTTACGGTTAAAGGCAAAGAGTATTACGGAATGTTGAGCATAGGCACAAACCCAACGGTTGGAGGAACCGAAAAAACGGTAGAAGTGTATATTTTTGATTTTAATGATATGATTTATGAAGAGGAAATAACCGTACGTTTTTTAACTAAAATTCGAGAAGAAATCCATTTTTCTTCGGTGGATGTATTGATA